The Pantoea phytobeneficialis genome has a segment encoding these proteins:
- the mukF gene encoding chromosome partition protein MukF, protein MSDFSQTVPELVAWARKNDFSLALPVERLAFLLAIATLNGERMDGEMSEGELIDAFRHVSKAFEQTHETVQVRANNAINDMVRQRLLNRFTSELTEGHAIYRLTPLAIGITDYYIRQREFSTLRLSMQLSIVAQELKRAADAAEEDGDEFHWHRNVFAPLKYSVAEIFDSIDMTQRLMDEQQQAVKTDIADLLNKDWRAAISSCEMLLSETSGTLRELQDTLEAAGDKLQANLLRIQDATLSSPDLGFVDKLVFDLQNKLDRIISWGQQAIDLWIGYDRHVHKFIRTAIDMDKNRVFAQRLRLSVQNYFDQPWALTYANADRLFDMRDEEMTLRNDEVMGELPAELEYEEFNEIREQLAAMIEEALQVYKQEHKPLNLATVMRDYLAQYPRARHFDLARIVIDQAVRLGVAEADLAGLPAEWQTINEYGAKVQAHVIDKY, encoded by the coding sequence CGAACTGGTGGCATGGGCGCGCAAGAACGATTTTTCGCTTGCGCTGCCGGTTGAACGTCTGGCGTTTTTGCTGGCTATCGCCACCCTGAACGGTGAGCGGATGGACGGTGAGATGAGTGAAGGCGAGTTGATTGACGCATTTCGTCATGTCAGTAAAGCGTTCGAACAAACCCACGAAACCGTTCAGGTGCGTGCCAATAACGCCATCAACGATATGGTGCGGCAGCGTCTGCTCAACCGTTTTACCAGCGAACTGACGGAAGGCCATGCGATTTACCGCCTGACGCCGTTAGCTATCGGTATCACTGACTACTATATTCGCCAGCGTGAGTTTTCCACCCTGCGTCTGTCGATGCAGCTGTCGATCGTGGCGCAAGAGCTGAAACGTGCGGCGGATGCTGCGGAAGAAGACGGTGATGAATTTCACTGGCATCGCAACGTGTTTGCGCCGCTGAAATATTCGGTGGCGGAGATCTTCGACAGTATCGACATGACGCAACGCCTGATGGATGAACAGCAGCAGGCGGTGAAGACCGATATCGCCGATCTGCTGAACAAAGACTGGCGCGCGGCGATCTCCAGTTGTGAAATGCTGCTGTCAGAAACCTCCGGCACCCTGCGTGAGTTGCAGGATACGCTGGAGGCGGCGGGCGATAAGTTGCAGGCCAATCTGCTGCGTATCCAGGACGCTACCCTGAGCAGCCCGGATCTCGGTTTTGTCGACAAGCTGGTGTTTGATCTGCAAAACAAGCTGGATCGCATTATCAGCTGGGGCCAGCAGGCTATTGACCTGTGGATCGGTTATGACCGCCATGTTCACAAATTCATTCGTACCGCCATCGACATGGACAAGAACCGCGTATTCGCCCAGCGTTTACGTTTGTCGGTACAAAACTATTTCGACCAACCCTGGGCGCTGACTTACGCCAATGCCGACCGCCTGTTTGATATGCGCGACGAAGAGATGACGCTGCGTAACGACGAGGTGATGGGCGAGCTGCCGGCGGAGCTGGAGTACGAAGAGTTTAACGAGATTCGTGAGCAGCTGGCGGCGATGATTGAAGAAGCCTTACAGGTGTATAAGCAGGAACACAAACCCCTTAACCTCGCGACGGTGATGCGTGACTATCTGGCGCAATATCCGCGCGCGCGTCATTTTGATCTGGCGCGCATTGTCATCGATCAGGCGGTTCGTCTTGGCGTCGCCGAGGCTGATTTAGCCGGTCTGCCTGCGGAATGGCAGACCATTAATGAATACGGAGCCAAGGTGCAGGCACATGTCATCGACAAATATTGA